GTGCTAAAACCACCGACAAAATCTACTACTCCCACTCCGGTTTCCCGGGTGGCATCAAGTCGATCAGCTTCGAAAAACTGATCGCCAAGAAGCCTGAATCCCCGATCGAGATCGCGGTTAAAGGTATGCTGCCGAAGGGCCCACTGGGTCGCGACATGTATCGCAAGCTGAAAGTCTATGCGGGCGCTGCTCACCCTCATGCTGCTCAGCAGCCCCAAGAACTGAAGTTTTAACGGAATAGTTCATTATGTCGGCGACTCAAAATTACGGCACTGGCCGTCGCAAGACCGCAACCGCACGCGTTTTCCTGCGTCCGGGTACTGGTAACATCTCCATCAACAACCGCACCCTGGAAAATTTCTTCGGCCGCGAAACTGCCCGCATGGTAGTTCGTCAGCCGCTGGAACTGACTGAGACTGTCGAGAAGTTCGACATCTACGTCACCGTGATCGGTGGTGGTGTAAGTGGTCAAGCTGGCGCAATCCGCCACGGTATCACTCGCGCACTGATGCAGTACGACGAAACCCTGCGTGGCGCTCTGCGCAAAGCTGGCTTCG
The window above is part of the Pseudomonas prosekii genome. Proteins encoded here:
- the rplM gene encoding 50S ribosomal protein L13; protein product: MTTFTAKPETVVRDWFVVDAAGQTLGRLATEIASRLRGKHKAEYTPHVDTGDYIVVINAEQVRVTGAKTTDKIYYSHSGFPGGIKSISFEKLIAKKPESPIEIAVKGMLPKGPLGRDMYRKLKVYAGAAHPHAAQQPQELKF
- the rpsI gene encoding 30S ribosomal protein S9 — protein: MSATQNYGTGRRKTATARVFLRPGTGNISINNRTLENFFGRETARMVVRQPLELTETVEKFDIYVTVIGGGVSGQAGAIRHGITRALMQYDETLRGALRKAGFVTRDAREVERKKVGLRKARKRPQYSKR